The Myripristis murdjan chromosome 6, fMyrMur1.1, whole genome shotgun sequence sequence TCTTTGCCCCAGGGACTCTTTGGCCTAAATAGACGCCTTTTTCTAGTTGGCAGAAATAGAAAGCGGAcaaaattttgtcttttatctGCTAGCTTAGTGGAGTTTCTCTCATTTCAATGACATGATGTTTATATTATCAAGTGAGGAAAATGGACGTTCTGTTCCTGAGTATACCCCATGgaagaaaatttgtttttctcttcttgaGAGCGTTCATTTCCCTCGAGGATACACCGTGAACATCATATTATCGCAGGCTGGAAATTCATAAGACGGATATTCCAAGATCTGACCTCCAGTGAAAGCAACttccagacacacactgtctctgtctataaatacataatatttgtttattaataaataaaattaaattaatattatacatttctaaatatatttttaattatttatttattcattatgcAGCTATTTATTTACGGtaatattttactattttttgtgtattaaaaTTTGCCTTCAATATTCTTCTATACAAAGTTAGAGTTTGGTCCAAAATTGTATAGTTAATCTCAAGAATTTGCTAATGTTATGGGTCTTGTAACAtcaagtcaattttttttttttttttgtaagattttttttggcatttcttgcCTTCAAGAgacaggggatgacatgcaacacaCATCCTGGCTTTAGATTTGCATCCTGGATGTCAAAATTACATGAGCAGcatcaaaaatacaaatgcagcaAGCCCCACAATCAGAGAAAATGATAAGCGAGAGGTACACATGTCACTGCAGAAGTTGTAATTTATATGCCGATGATAACGGTGTTTATTCAGCATTCAAAATCCTCTCATATGATGACAATCATCTGttattcttgtttttaatcTCTGCACTGTGAGGGACATTCAGGGACTGGACTGAAGGGGAAGCAGGCCCAGCTGTGGTCTGACTGGGTGTTATGTGGCTCACCTCAGAGGGAAGCGACTGGACGAAGACTCCCTCGGCGTCTCTGAAGCGGCTCTCCAGCTCGGCGGTGTACGAACGGGAGGGATGTCTCTCTGGCAGAACCCGGATGACCTGTCATTTCCAGTCATAAAGAGTTTTTTGTGAGTCTATTTGGTTTTATTAATAGTAGCCAATCAGACCACCATACTGACAGGACTACATTGAGAAAACATtgataaacatgaaaaaaataactggACAATAGGTAGGTCAGGTTAGGAATCCCGAGCAAACtcttcaatttaatttaaaccaCTACACTGCAAGTTCAAGGTATTGCATCTTTAAATGGACGGCTGGCGGTGATACCTTTTTCAACACGCCTTGGTTGACCTGGAACCATAACCTCTGCAGGACGAGCTCCTCCAAACCCTCCACCTTTAACTTctgaaaagagaagagaagacgaTGTAACATTTGTTTAATTATACATCTATCCAACAATCAACAACAGGCCCTGATGTAAAACTACTACAGCTAAGgagcacacacagactcaaacTTTGATctgagacagagaagaaaaagcaTGAGGAGGAGAGATTGATACAGTtgttgagagagggagagagagagagagagcgagagagagagagagagagagacagagaggtggcTCTTACCAGTCGAGAAATATTTGAGAGTCTGAAGACTTCCTCATTGTGAACCTTGATGGTGTAATTGATGGGGAAGTTGTGTTTCTGTAACACAGCAAAGGGgaaacacagcaaaagaaaggagagagaaagagagagttatTCTTCCTTTCTGAGGTAGACTGACATCGAGGACTGTCACTGTCATGACAAAATGTCTATTACAAGTTGAAATTGAAGTTCAAGTACAAGCAAGCAAAAAGTTGTAAGCAGCTAATATTTGGTAGTTTTTCTTGATAAATGGCTACAACGATTACTCAGTattaattaactttattttatctgCTAGTTGTTTCTGCCAGAGTGTATCTCTGTTGCCAGGATCCTATGCATAGGACCATTTGTCATGTGCCATATAAATCGGGGGTAcacaggaccttgggaacaGTGGATCCTGGAAACATAGGATGATGGGAATAGGACCTTGGTAACATAGGACGATGGGAActtaggaccttgggaacagtGGATCATGGGaatataggaccttgggaacagtGGACCCTGGAAACatgggaccttgggaacataggaccttgatAACATAAGACCATGGGAATATAGGACCTTGGTAACATAGGACCATGGGAACAGTGGACCTTTGGGAGCAGTGGATCCTGgaaacataggaccttgggaacatggGTCTTTGGCAACGTAGGACCATGGTAACATAGGACCAtgggaacacaggaccttgGTAACATAGGACCATGGGaccataggaccttgggaacagtGGAtcatgggaacataggaccttgggaacataggggccatgggaacataggaccttgggaacataggtaCATGGTAACATACGACCTTGGTAACATAGGACCATGGGagcataggaccttgggaacagtGGATCCAGTGAACATAGGACATTGGGAACATATGACCCAGGGAAAGCACACATATAGAACTGGAGAAAATAGGATCTTTGGCTCTTTGTCATGTTCCCATATAAATCTGAAgaacacaggaccctgggaacataggaatgaCTCTGTTTCTGCACTGACAACACACAGACCCAACAGGCACTTTCACACCTGTAAGTGTTTCTGAAAAGCCAATGATGGTTGCCTGTTGTTGTGGACTGAAACAATTAATCTCAAAATGACATACATGCCCTTTGCATAATATCACTATTAGTGCATCTTATGGAGGACAGGTTTGCAGAGTAATCATGAGCTTCCCAAACACTAGCCACAAGCAAACTTGGGGAAATAAACATCCACATGCATGCAGCTCTTTGACAATTAGCTTTAACCTGCTTCAACGAGTGTGACTTTGTTCTCTCACCATGTATCGCCGCCTGTGGCTGAGGCTGTCGTTGAGCGTCTTCAGGGCTGTGCACAGGCCGGGCGGCGTCGGGGCCATCAGGACAGGGGCTATCAACAACAGGCCTGCAGGTAGAGGGCAGGTGGCGGAGGGGACACAGACCATGAGCTAAACACGTATGTACAAGTGATCAAAGCTAACATCATGACaggcaaacattttttcatgACATCTCAGTGTGAGTCATAAGACGCATTGTGGCATCACCTGACAATTCGacatagaaaaaaatgtgaatgtgatatattattatcaatatcTCACAACAAGAGCATGCAGATAAAAGTTTGCAGTCATGCCATAGACAATCCATATATATGTCTCATGGACATGACCCAGAAACAGACCTGGAACCTGAAATGACACTGCTTTATGTAGCAGCATGTTTGAGGACCAGAGGCGATCGTTTTCCCACGAGGCCGCTGCTGGACCAGCTGATATGCTCTGGAAACTTTTATTGACGCATTGTATCGATGAAGGTTTGGTTGTTTTGATGTAGATTTGTTCACCACTGTTCTGATGCAAGATTTGTTTCATGCTGTGttaatgtgttcttttggcctgttgtaaaatggtgtatttgtgcagccTGAGGCCAGTTTTTGAAATTGaagtcactgtataaaatgacctatagtgacctctaggatattcaaagcctcatgaaactttacattcACAAACCAGAGACCTAGGGCATTCTGAGAATGTATACTGAAGGGAGATCCAGGGTGCACTGGTTAAAACAAGCTTGGCAACCACTGGTCTACACTGCTGAGGTAGCCTCCAGGTGAAAAGGAAATTTCTGCAGGAATGTTATTTTATGCTATTCTATTCACATTTTGATCTGTTAAAATGGAAAACTATGCTCTGCTGTTTCTGATTCTGTGTCACTGGCAAGTTTATTGGAAATCTACCACTCAACACCGACAGAGGCAAGTTGCTGTGTAGACACCAAAGAGGAGGAACTTCATTCTTCAAGAGAGTCTCctgaagtctctctctctctctctctctctctctctctctcgctctctctcacacacacactggacatcTAGCTTTACCTATATGCCTATATGTGTATCTACTCCATTAATCAGTATGTCAATCCGTCCATCACTtggcaaaaaatgtgttaaaaattaAACGCCTGGAGTGATGAAAGGGGGATTTTCCACTGATGTAGGCAAGTCTTCAGAAGTAGGGCCAGATTTATTCttacttttccacagcagccactcATTGTGTGAGTCAAAACCATCCAACACCTGTGTGAAGTTTAACATATTGTCGTTTGCATGACCAGCTGAACtgtacaataaaatgaaaaggatgCAGAAAATGGGATGCAGGTGCAGTGGTCTAGGTAGCAAGTCACAGGATGCCTGTTGGAATAACTAGATAGCTAAGTAGGGATTTTATCTGTAAACCAGTGGTGAAATGATTAGTCAATTACTCATcagaaaaataatcaataacGTGCACAATCAACTAATCAATGTAGTCATTAAGTAAAAATACAAACCATTCAGCTACACAAATGCTTCATATCTTTACAAAGTTAATAGTTTGGGTGTTTTcatggctgctggtcagactaagcaTGCAGTTTGAAGACTTTGGGCTCTGGAAACgtcattgttttttattttatttgtaaaattttGAAGACAATGTGATTAATTGATTGGCTGAAAAAGGCAAACTGGCCTGATAAGTTAATCACTCATCTTCCTTACAggttttgtgcatgcatgtgtttagaAATTATGGCCCCCTTAAGGCAATTAACAGGACACGCCCTTTTCGGCCAGTCAGAGAGGACAGGTGGTCAGTGCTGCCTTGACCCTTGACTAAACTCCCCTCCGAGTTACCTGGATGTGTCTGGAGGCTACAACCCTGTTTgtgttaagccccgcccactcacaCACCTGTTTGAGGCCAGCTGGCTCGAAAAGTGCATCAGTTTTTTTACTGGTCCACATCAAATGTTCCAAACAGGTTTTGTGCAAATCTGTCCCGTACTTTTTGAGTTATTCTGCTGACCaatgaacagacacacagacaggggcAATCACATGATCCCCTGCCAAATGTTTAATAACATCAGGTAATAACAAAAAGCTAGTTGGCTGTAATAAAGGTGATAATAAAAAGGAGACGCTCGATTTGGAACCAAACCAACCCCATATGTGCTGGCCGTTAATTAGAGATAAACTCTACAGTGTTTGGTCCTGCAAAGTTCAAATATTAGTTTTAAATAGTCATCAGTCCAATACTAAGAAATAAGGCACAAGAAATCACACAATGACTAGCTTGGGATCAATCTatgacagaaaaacacctgAATTTAGCAACAGGGCTATTCGACAGATCAATTCATTCGGCTTTTCATTTCCACGCAGGCACACCGCAGGTACAGTCATAAGGATGCTGCAATACGTCAAAACTGATTTTAGCGTCAGTAAATTTTTTTATTGGACTAAAACTTTTCTTTGCAGACTGCAGATATGAGATATAAGTCGATGTATAGCAGGCCGTTAAATCAAAACTACCTGCTGACTTTACAAGATCTCACTGCCAGTAAAATGAAGTGTGGTGAGATATAAAGTGTGCCAGTAAAACGAAGTGTGGAGGTAAATGAAAGCGTGTCTGCTTTGAAACTAAGGTCAAACATTCCCATACAATTCTGCCTCACCGGGGGGCGCTGTTGAGCTGGCAATGTAGTAGGACATGTTAAGTTCGAGCTCTTGAtgaacttttgttttatttaaagttaataggcgtttggCATTTCAAAACATAGGGCAATCTGCTCTGAACACATTTCTGAGGGCGAACGACCGTGTGCATGTGGGCTGATGGCAACAAGcctgaacaaatacaaatacaccaCATCATCCAGGCCCAATGCCGACTCAAGCCCAAGCTCTACTGACCCGCCGCCCCCGTCAGACAGACCAGAGACTGACACTGAAACTCTCAAATCAGAGAGTCTTCTCTCGCTAAAAATGAACATCTCTGCAGCgataaaatgagaaatgaaaaatgctcaCTTGCTCATACTCGCtcactggttccaacaaagaactgcCGATCAGACCATTCCTGCAGTCAAGGCTCAAAAAGCAGCGGAAggctaaaaacaaactcatGTTTTCCAAGTTTTTATCAATCTTTATATGCCTCCGTCTTATGGGCCAGGCCTTCCGCactgggggattttttttaggATTCTGCGTGTCGCTTCCTTTGACCAGGGATGGCTGCTGTGTTGGAGGAAGATCTCTCGGCCACAGTCACAGTATCAGCAATCAGGTCTAGGCAAAGTGGCAAAACCCTGGTTATCTAACAGACTTATTCAATAAATTCTCAGGCCAACTCTCCCCTTTATTACCGGTACTTAATGTCAGTCCTTGAAGAATCACCTTCTTGAAAAGCCCGACCTCGAACCATGCACTGGTCAGAAACCCTCAAGTGCTCCGTCCCAATTTCTCCTCTGAACACTGATGCTAAAATCCTTGTGAATATTCTGGCTCACCGTTTGGAGGGGTTCTTCCATCATGTCACCTGAACAAATGGGTTTTAttaagaattatttttttccttttttaacatCAGACACCTTTCAAATGTCCTTTCTAGCCCCTCACAAGCCTGCGTGCCAGAGGTAGTGCTCTCATCTGATGCTGAAAAGGCATTCCAGGCATCTTTTCAGCACACTGGAGTGGTTTGGATTTGGCCAGAAGTTCATATCATCGATCAGACTTTTATATACATACAAGAATCTGCCCACCTACTTCAAGCTCCAACGCGACACGAGACAGGGGTGCCCCTTGTCCCCACCTGAGATCTGGGGGATTCTGCAAGCAGCACTGCAGCATGAAGTTTCACTTTGGGCGATTAACGATATGTTGTCGTACACATCGCAACCCCTTTCGAGACTCCCTAAGTTAATGTTCTCACTAACAGAATTTGACAAACTATCTGGCTACAAGGTTAATATTCAGAAAAGCAAGCTGATGCCTGTTGACACTCGGTTGCCTTTAAAGTCACTTCCTTTTAATAACAGCCTTAAGAAATTCAAGCACCTCGCCCAATGGGAACTTCATGTATTATTACTGGGTGTCCAACATTGGAGCATTGCTATAGTGGATGAGGAATGATGTCACTGTCCCCAGTAGGATAATGCCGAGGGGGGCAAGTGTTGGGTCCATCTCTCCGGCAGCCTTATTCTGCTCTAATCTGCCACTCACACGGCTAATTTCTAGCTTCACATCTAACCCCGTTATTTTACACTCAATTAAAATATGGAATCAGTTTAGACAGCTGTGTTTTCAGAAGTTGTATGGTCAAGCAGCGGGTACTTGCATCACTGGATATTTAACCTCGAACTTGAATTGCTTTCAGTCGTGCCCTCCCACTTCTGTTCTATGATTCAATTTTTAACTGTAAATCGGTCTAAAAACAGACTACAAGCATAATTTACAAACAACTCGCACATGCACAACTTGACACCTCTAGACctccttaaaaaataaatggaagacAGATTTAGACAAACCAAGAGCCTTGGCACCAAACAATAGAGGGAATTTTCTTCTCCTCCATATGTCTTAGGCATGCTGTTATTCTATTCGAAATTGTACACCGCCTGCATTTGTCTAAAGTCAGACTGTCTAAGATCAAAGCCGATATAGATCTCACATGTGATCGATGCAGGCAGGCTCAAGCCACTCTGCTGCACATGTTTTAGACATGTCCAAGGCTTTACACATTCTGGCGTATGTTTAAGACCTTCCCTAAGATATCTGGAAAAGCCGTAGTGCCGCCTCCATTAGCTGGTGGTTGGTGTGGCCCCGGCAGACACGGTATGTGGGAAACCAGCGTGTTGGCCTTCTGCTCACTCCTGGCGAGGAGACTGATATTATTTAAATGGAAACACCCAATTCCTCTGACATATTGTCACTAGATCAGGGAAGTCATGCATCTCAAACTGGAGAAGAGTCGATGTAATGTCCAAGGGTCTACTAGGAAATTTCATAGCCTTTTTTAACCTTTGTTGAGGACACAGAAGCTGAGAGCATGACAATGAGTGATTTAACTTGGTGTGACAAGATATTTCCAACAGCTGCAATGGAgtttaaaaggagaaaaaacgTCAATAAGTAATGGtggccccctatggaggccaccatttCTGTCTGGATAATGAgattcagacagcagagaaacctgcagcactgacctcaaagctgctgtttgttgctcagtcactttcaactgCCTCAGGAtagcaatgcagcaacaatgcAGCAGACCACAGCTCATTTGGACACAAGAGACTTAGCTGTTTCCACAACGTGGGCGCTGAACGgggaaatgacaactgagctGCCTGGAAACTAGAAAAGACTCTTGCTTCACACTCGGTGCTGCTCTGTGCCAGGTGTAAGATCGGGCCCAGAGTCTTGAGGCCTTAGAACGTGTTGAGCTCCAAAAATCATCAAAGTCATAACAACATAAGTATGACAGAAGTTTCAACACGATGGCCTTGTAGATCAATTTTTAGCCGGTGACTAAATACACATGCATTCAGAGGTCATTCTGACCGGGGCAAACAAGGTGCAGTGGTGAGTCAGAAATTAACAGCTTACAACCATTAATGCACCATGATGGACTGTATCTAATGACTGCAGACACTGAGCTCATGCATTCATACACAAGTCACCATAATCAGTTAAGAGAAGCAATGTGAGCGAGTCTTTTCCTTgcgccaaacaaaaaaattgttgtCTATCACAGCTCCCCTGGCAGGATGTGATTCATCCTGACAGTTTAGCCGACTTAATCTGTGTTTAAGCTGCTTGATCTGATAGAGGAAGCATGTGACAGCAGGACGAACTGATGTGCATTTATTAAATTTGAGAAAGAAACAAGTAAACCATGGCAAACCATATGCAGCTTATCTGATGTACCTGGGTTTAATCTGACTTAATGTGTTTAGACTTGTTGGGATCCTTCCTCGCTAAACtaaatgttaaatatgtgtgcgtgtgtgtattccCTCATGCAAGTCTGTGCACGCCCGCGTAAATATACACAATTACCTGTAGCTGCAGTAAATATccgtgcatgtttgtgtgtatgtgtgtgagttgggtttctgtttgtgtgcaagaCAAGGCTAGGATCTAACATTTATGAGGAGTTCGAGGGTTGCCCCGCGTGGCTGTGTTGCATCACAGCGtgggacaggcagagaggcatCGTGCTCCAGCGCCCAAACAGGTTTTTCTAGAAGTGAATAAAGCGTTGATTAGACAAGATCACATATCCCTTGACAGCGAGTGCTAGAATGCAGTCTGTAAACATCGAAATCAGGCCTCTTCCTGCTGTTTATCCCAGGCGTTGGTGCTACATCAGACGTTCTCCCGTGGGTGCAGTCAAACTACAATCGCCTTTTGTTCCTCAGGgcgcttgtgtttttctctctgttgctgtttctctctaattgtatctgcatgtgtatgtcaGTTTATCTGACATAATAGTTtgtttaaaacacacattttggcTGGCACTCGGAACAAACCACTCAGTCACTGGCCTGTACTTCAGATTTTGCTTTATGACATGCAGAGACATTTTGTTTCCTCTGAAATCAATAGAGCGCAGCAGACATAGATCCGTCGATTTAGCTGGCAGAATCATTTCCGCAGCCACATCAATACCAGCTCTACATTCTCTGGCTTAAACTTGCATATGATTTGCCTGGTTTCAGCATGtactatttacattttaatggaGTATGTCTTCCCAAGATATCCAGTTGGCAAATAACTGGATGACCCTGGTTTCTGGTTTCTCCAATTTCCATTTCGAAACAGCTAAAGCCTCCATGCTGACAGCTCGCAGGGAGTTATATAGACAGAAATCTATAACTTGTGGGGTCAGCCAGTCACCAAGCGTACATTTCCCAAGTTACGGCAGCAATGTGACCCTGCATCcgaacaggacaggacaggacaggccaTGATGGGAGTTTGTGAGGAGAGAGTTGACGACAGCCAAATTACAAGCTGAATTCACTGTGGGGGGACACGAACCCAAGGACAATTGCACGGTATCACAGCAAGCTGTTATTTGTACAGTGAGTGAAAACACAAGCCTGTTGTCAAATATCACAGTGTGGGAAAATcccacacaaaagaaaagaagaaccAAAATGGGGTAACAATGCAAAGGATACCACAATTGCTCAATGAGCCGTCACTTGTTACACGCTCTCCCTTGCCGTGCTGTGGCATCGCCGTCTCGTCCGACAAAGTGCCCGAGTTCCAGAAACATCTGCGGTCGCTCACAGCCACTCGCATGCCATTCATCTCCTCTACATCTAAATACACAGTCACCTCCGTCAGGCCTGCTGGAAACGCCTTTTACCGCAGCCAGGTGGACTTCAACAACCACAAAGTATCAATTATCTTCTCTTCCAGCCCTCAACGACCTCGTTGACCAGCGACGCCTCCGACCTGCAGTGACCTCCGTGGGTTGGGGTTCAGGCCTGGGTGGAGCAggtcacacacacctgagtgAAGTCATCCTGCCTGGCTCCGGCGGTTGACCACATGCGGCAACAACAACGATGAACCCGGTCACCTCATCACTAAATCAGCGGTTCTCGACCCTCTCCGCCCCAAAGCCAGCCGGTTCATGGCTGTAACGTGCCGGGACCCATAGGAAAACAGGACTAGGTCAAAACCTGGTGTGCAGCCGgaaagcagctgttttgacctCGGCTCTGTGCTGgacagcagatttcaaacccTGACTAGTATCCAGCTACCCCTCCTTTTATCTTTGGACTCAAATTGCCCCCATTGagtgtttaaccctcctgttatgttcacatttttgaacatcctttatgtttggagtcaatttgacccctgcagtttaaactttcacaaaattattataactaaaattgttaccaaagtttatgtgtcaggtactttatgtttttttgttgattacctaaatatccctttaaataaaacacaactcccccccacccccacttatacatccagtattcctattacgcgacaatggaaaaatattcaaatcaccataaaatctcactgattgatctaaaattggaaagaaatattaatttttggtgttttaatggctttatattatttctaagtacagatttttgttatttataagcgatgcgttacaaagtgtgtacaggacattgaaaacatatcatcatgtcaatttcatgtttacccggtagaacccattacattaggaacgctcattaaatatgaagcaaaaaaaatgatgttaatcatttatttagagacattaaacattggctggggtcaaattgaccctaaacataataggagggttaacatCTTTAAATACAGGATTAACAGAGTTTTGTTGGCTTCATTTCATgatttttcctaatttaattCCATTTCCTCTAAAAACAGAATCACACCTGTCACAGTGCGAGAGCCAGTGATAACTCTGATGTATAAGAAGGGCTTATGTTTCATTTAAAgagctatttaggtcgtcaacaagaAATATAAAGTACCTGTCACATGACTTGCGTAACCAAATTGAACCCAACTGATATACAAAGTACATTTGAGGACAGCAGGAGGGTAAAATTctacttttgttttctctgcggTGGCGGTTTGCCCACTTCCTCGTTCTGATGCTCACATTTTTGCCCGACAGCTTTAACTGGTCCTGCCCGCTCCGGCCAGTGAGCGCAAATATCATCTGTCATTGAGgctgttatatttgtttttacaggCGTTTTTACCTGTCACAAAACTGTTGGTGCATTCAGGTGAAAGcatttgcacatttacacactccTGCAACAGTTTGTGTCGTTGTGTTTCATCCGTCGTCTTCACTCTCAAGTTACCGATCAGGAGCACAGGGACGGACAAAGGGATAAAAATAGTGGGACCAGAAAATTGGGAGAAATTGTTTTTTAGCAGCGAGTCTCTCGGTCGCACTGATATTGTTCATGTTAAGCAGCCACTTCCAGCAGGTCTCGCTGCAGATGTGCGGCCAAGCGTGAAATCATGGACGTGCAGGATTGTGACTGTTCACATCGCAAGTGTATTTCTCAGCACCAgttaccctctctctctctgtctctctcagtccctccctcactctctcattctctcactccCTGACAAAAATATCTCTCACAAGCTCTTCTGGTGAACTTGTTCTTTTGTTCAGTTAAACACGTTCTGACATCGATACCAGTTTTTCCTATGAATCCAAATGCTAGGTCATAAACTTTaaattttttggtattttgcaATAATAAAAGTGACATTCCTCTTGTATAACTGCACACAAATAACACATTGCATGCATCTGGTGAAATCTGTATTTTGTCATATCTCAGATAAAAAAAGATACTgcaatgtcactttttttttccattatcgTGCAGCTTTAGTAaatacagcacaacacacacacacacacacacacacacacacacacacacacgcacacacacgtcaggCTCCACCACAGCTTTAGGTTACACAAGTTTTCATGGTATCTCAGTCAACATCTCCTATCGACCTCAGCAGAGTGtgtggcaacaaaaaaaaaacaaaaaaacctcacacgtcaaataaaacatgactCGTCTCCCAGAGAGACTTGTGTGAACATCccgtctgctgctgctgctgctgctcagaggGTCTTGTGACAAAGCGACTTGTCAAACAAATTCAAAGTCACAGCCGATGAagcagaaacttttttttccccaaacaacCTAAATTTGTTTGTTCAGCCACGACCTCGCAAATCAGTAGAGCGCCACAGTTTCCATGTGGCTCCCAtaaattagaatagaatagaataaaaagcCAATTAAGACGGACAACAAGCACACATTCAGTCAATATGAAACTataagaaatacaataaaaaaagaccTAAAAACATTGTGCACTGCACTTAGCTTAAAAATGTTGGGCCAATCCAAATACAGAGTGCAGGTAAAGGGCGCTGCAGCTACAAGGTGAAAGAACAGCCTGACGTTTCAAATTGCGCTCGTCTGAATAAATCAAGGCAGCGGTGGGTGAATCCTGCAGCGCgtcacagtatttttttttttttttttttcccagcgaT is a genomic window containing:
- the il34 gene encoding interleukin-34, which produces MIQLSASTCLLGGLLGLLLIAPVLMAPTPPGLCTALKTLNDSLSHRRRYMKHNFPINYTIKVHNEEVFRLSNISRLKLKVEGLEELVLQRLWFQVNQGVLKKVIRVLPERHPSRSYTAELESRFRDAEGVFVQSLPSEVFQQELPERIQDIWDRLTEEPDRVPESSWRFASPKSLLDHFLHTMLCLFRDCFASTDDNHDYCSVSHRRKGRQKDVKPES